aacgtcctgccaaaataatatgtcgtaaatgttcaggcaatttgattaagcaaatgcggatgagttctgagaggctgtatgggtttgaaagatattgattcttatgtaacacgtcttcaaaatatttcacaggactggaaaattcagattgttcgaaatgtttcatcataatgatgctatattttactcggccttgtgtagcttgagaccaatatgctaagacgaaggcatgataaaattctccttcagtgtgacaatcgtgaatgaccgatcgcattcctacagctggttcattctccaagtagccacacataaattctaatctgtgctctaatgaaaacaatgagagaattgatggagccacgcttgtggatgaatgtcgttgccagaattcttaagcgttttgaatttacgtgcagtaatgaacaccttatagtcaaaatcatcgtgtcggttagtagcatatcggtcattgttacgtcgtgtcggcggttccatctcaaattcggtgcaccttgccaatttctttcatggtttccgaaatgccctgtgttattattttgtggctcttccgtatttctaagttcctcttcccgtgttggagcgcgagtgtcctctgaaatatgtaatttttgtattacctgcgtcaactgatcttgtacttcccggatttctcttttgtattgcgtatcaatttgattctgattttgtctgaatttcttaacttgttcatactcttctgtgtcagtgacggctacaggtcttgtgtcattcagaacatcatctacctttgcagataaattagtgaactgatccgaaagttcggctactttctccaatagtgaacacatttcctcagtgtgtttttctgaaccaagtttcagggtGTCAgtttgtgatgaaatcgaatctactgtgtcctttaagttttcctgagtcttgcaagttgtgtaaccaaatcggtggatgcaactgagtacattttagcttgcaaggtgtcgtgattttcacgaacaatagtttgcagttcttttatggctgcttcgtgattctgtaatgcattttcatgccgcgaaaaaataggttgaaaatgctcacaaatttgtgtttttacctcattacagattttttgacatttcgattcaatgttatgtaactcagtagttaagtcctcacgtatttgttcaagtgtggtgtctaacttccgaagattttgttccattgtgtctaacttttgaagcttttgctgtgtttgtctctgattttgttccattgtatctaacttttgaagattttgttccattgtgtccaactgttgctgtgtttgtctctggtgttgttccattgtgtctaacttttgaagcttttgctgtgtttgtctctgattttgtccatttgttgcattaattgcaataataatgtattagtgtcgggcatctgttcctctatgcttttcggcagtgcatttgcaccggcagcattcacattttgacaagcagaaaatgtgtctcgactcatttgagaaaacggtgagtacgcaaaacctgaatgtacagtatttgcaaggttgtgtcctgtcatttcggattcctgacgcgagctgttgccgaccgatcgatcgataatgcttccctgttcactaattgtttcactgcctacaccattatttgcagcccgctccatttccctatgcactgttaccaaattactaccttgaacattagttaattcattacatggtggcgctaacacactgctttcgtcttctcagtttactatggagcctagtcttacgtttttcacacgccattattgttacaatatttcacacgacaacacagaaaaacacaatttgaagagcaaaaataagagaacacattaacatagcactgaaaataatgtctagttaattgcaagcgcagctgcgaaatacttggtgcaactggtttactgtacaacaatgaaagactgcaactacagaggaaattctccctacaattacgcactagcaataagcaaaatctacactaattacacaaactacaaggaaaaaatcagaagattcgagtgaggtatcctcggctaagggtcgacatattaaACGTCCCGTTTGAAAAATTctccacgactgtgcttaaactgacaagcgcaacgcaatctgactttcaataatccctacaagagaatggcgctgactaacattaacctatacgtttcacaaatcgcttaccacacaaaaatcttcgttactcgaactactgcaatacagcgagcgccactactgccagctaaataaaagattcaaactactgaaggcactaactactgataggcatagttagcgaatgaaagattttaatagagaacaaacaatgtatttaccttaatagtcataatatatatataagttcatgacatccattcttacaaatttcaaaactccgccatctctctccccacgtccaccactgctggcggctcacctccaactgcgcaacgctacgtgctgttaacatccagccacccaacactacaatggcgagtattacgacaatgccaaccaaccactgactgcacacaacacagccagtggtttttcatacagagcgctatgtggcgttaccaataaaaaaacctaaacagcctacttacaaagtatctGAGGTTAAGATGATACTAGGAATGCACAATTCCCTATACACTTTTCAGAAGCATATGAATGCATACTTCCAAACCTATTGGATTTGGATGCTTTTGCgtcagataatacactcctggaaattgaaataagaacatcgtgaattcattgttccaggaaggggaaactttattgacacattcctggggtcagatacatcacatgatcacactgacagaaccacaggcacatagacacaggcaacagaccgtgcacaatgtcggcactagtacagtgtatatccacctttcgcagcaatgcaggctgctattctcccatggagacgatcgtagagatgctggatgtagtcctgtggaacggcttgtcatgccatttccacctagcgcctcagttggaccagcgttcgtgcttgacgtgcagaccgcgtgagacgacgcttcatccagtcccaaacatgctcaatgggggacagatccggagatcttgctggccagggtagttgacttacaccttctagagcacgttgggtggcacgggatacatgcggatgtgcattgtcctgttggaacagcaagttcccttgccggtctaggaatggtagaacgatgggttcgatgacggtttggatgtaccgtgcactattcagtgtcccctcgacgatcaccagaggtgtgcggccagtgtaggagatcgctccccacaccatgatgccgggtgttggccctgtgtgcctcggtcgtatgcagtcctgattgtggcgctcacctgcacggcgctaaacacgcatacgaccatcattggcaccaaggcagaagcgactctcatcgctgaagacgacacgtctccattcgtccctccattcacgcctgtcgcgacaccactggaggcgggctgcacgatgttggggcgtgagcggaagacggcctaacggtgtgcgggaccgtagcccagcttcatggagacggttgcgaatggtcctcgccgataccccaggagcaacagtgtccctaatttgctgggaagtggcggtgcggtcccctatggcactgcgtaggatcctacggtcttggcgtgcatccgtgcgtcgctgcggtccggttccaggtcgacggacacgtgcaccttccgccgaccactggcgacaacatcgatgtactgtggtgagcaatttggcggtacgtccacccggcctcccacatgcccactatacgccctcgctcaaagtccgtcatacggttcacgtccacgctgtcgcggcatgctaccagtgttaaagactgcgatggagctccttatgccacggcaaactggctgacactgacggcggcggtgcacaaatgatgcgcagctagcgccattcgacggccaacaccgcggttcctggtgtgtccgctgtgccgtgcgtgtgatcattgcttgtacagccgtctcgcagtgtccggagcaagtatggtgggtctgacacatcggtgtcaatgtgttcttttttccatttccaggagtgtatattggtgtaTATCATTAGCTTTGAGCTAGTGGAGAACAAAGCACTTCCAACAACAATAACTAGTGGTACATTTAAGTGCATTTATATACAGTCAGATAAAGAGTACCTACTGCTATTAGCAGATCACCTAGAATTCAAAGCAATTGTTAAGGGAACAAAGACATGAAAACAAACTTTTGTAATGTCGCCTGTCTGTCCAGGACGAGTATGAAATTCAGTTACTGAAAAGTAAGTGCATTCTACGACACTGCGGCAGAAAGCTGATCATCTCGGAAAAAACTTTGTGGAGACATCTTAGTGGTAACAAACGACCACGTAAACCCAAAGGAAGAAAATTTGTCCATTTTGCATGAGGAACTGATTTCTAGGGACATACACCTACACACAGAACAACGAAGTCGAATAGAATGATACTGGCCCAAATCACTGAAAGGGGCATTGCCCTTAGTATTAAAATGGAAATCGATTGTCGTCCAGAATTGGAGAGAGAACTAAACATGTCAGGGGTAACATTAGAACAGCCATTGAAACATATAGTGACAACTTTAGATTACCTAAGAGTGGCTGAAAAGAGGATGGAGAATGTGGAGCAGCTGAATGATAGACAGGAAAAACATGTAGACCATGACAAATATCCAACACTATTCTGTAGCTACATATATTGGcttaataaaaattatagtttGCTCACATTGCCTTGTTGTGCGTACATATGTAAGTTTTTACAGACTATTTGGTAGCATAATTTGCTGCCAGTGTATATACATTAAGAATACTGTAGGCAGTACATCCAGGTTTATTTCACTGAAAGAACATGTGATGTCATCTatggaagacaacctcatgaagaaGAAGACACATACTGCTTAAAGAACAGAAAGTAGAAAATATATGTGGATATAGTGTAACTACATTGTAAGGaacatgaacataaaaacaaatatttttgtaaatataaaataattaattgTACTTTGTACAAAAACTCAAGAATTATTTTAGGGAGAAAGTTTCATAGCTATTGAATTTTATTAGTGTAAGAAGTGTCGAAGCGATGTGGAAAGGAGATAATCTTTATTAAGCgctatcttttatttttatgtttttttagtcatcagtgttctgcctggtttcatgtggcccaccacgaattcctctcctgtggcgaaCTTTTCATCGCAGCTGAGCAATTGCAAATTATGACATCAATTACTTGCtctatatattccaatctctgtcttgcgatgcagtttttaccctccatggttaACTGTAAGACTAATCAAGTTATTTCCTTATGTCTTGATACAATTCCTAAGATCCTGTCTCCTCTCTTTGTCAGTGCTTCCCACGCATTTCCgtcctcaccgattctgtggagaagctgctcattccttaccttataagtccatctaattttcttctgtagcaccgcatctcagagtcctcgattctcttctgtcccgtttttcccatagtccatgtctcattaacatacaatgctgtgctccaaacatacattctcaaaaaattCTTCCTCAAGTTGAGGTCTACCTGTGATAGACTTCTCTAGGTCAGtaatgccctttttcccagtgctagtctgcttttgacgtcctccttgctccgaccatcaagggttattttgctgcctaggtacaaGAATTTCTTAACctaatctactttgtgatcaccaatcctgatgcttagtttcttactgttctcatttctggtacttcttattactttcctctttccttgatttactctcactccatattctgtgctcattagactcttcattccattcagcagaatcTGTAAAtccccttcactttcactgaggatagaaatgtcatcagcgaatgttatcattgatgacctttcaccttaaatttcaaTTCCAcactcgaacctttcttttatttccgtcattggttcaCTGATGTATAGCTAGAACAGTATGGGcgatagactacatccctgtcttacagccttttcaaTCTGAGCACTACGTTCTTGATCTCCGACTCTTAATgctccctcttcgttcttgtacatattgaatattacacGTCTTTTTGTACGGCTTACcccagtttttctcagaatttcgaacatctagcaccatttgacattgtcgaaagccttttccaggtcgacaaatcctatgaacgtgtcttgatttctcgttagtcctgcttccattatcaactgcattatcagaattgtctctctggtgcctttacctttcctaaagccaaactgatggtaatCTAAGATGAATATTAAGTAAAAACTCAAGGCATGGTGTAAGGTGGACATGAGGAAGGAGGCCAGCCCTCTGCATGATGTAACACTTGCTGGCAGCCTGCTGAGGAACTGGCTTAGTGAGGACAACGTCCTGATGCCTCAAGGTGAACAGAAGTCGCTGGTAGACATCCCGAAGGGTCGAGAAGATTCTAGAAGTTTATAGAAGAATCTGTGTCCACAGGAAGATCTTCATAGGAGTCAGGGGCAACATCTAATGGAGAAACTTGCACACGAATCCATGAAAATCCAATATGCAAGCGGCTAATGTAGAGAACCAAACGCAGTGAACAATTACCAGTGAACAGTAGCAATCAGAAGCCCTCGCTACCACTAATAAGTCACCAGGAGCTGTCACTTTAGGGTGACACTTCATTGATGCTGCAGTACAAACTACGAGAAGTAGCGCAAATTCGAGGGAGGACAAATGAGTTTCCCATTATCCAGCAACAGCTGTTATCTTCGGTTTTGCGCTTGGTAGAGACAGCAAGCACTGCAGAGTTTCTCTGCAGTGGCAGAGCCTAACAGAAGACAGATGGTAAAAAGTGCTGTTTTGCACCTGTGTCCAGCTGTAGTTGGTCGTGTATTGTAGAAAAAGATTGTAAGCAGACCGCTCACCTCTGAAAGCAAAATGTAGAAATCGTGAAGTGGTAGTTGCTGAAAAGCCTAACATATGATGTAGCAGAACCTGTGTATTGATTTACAATGATACACAACCACTGTAAGGCACCTCTTAACATGAAGCTAAGTAACTGACAATATCAATTGTTCTCAAATTTAATCCTTAAGCATTTTGGTGCCTATGATTCGCAACTACTTCTCTCCATTCCAGAATCACCTGTGCTTAGCATCCCAGGATACTTTCTCCCTCTCAGTGCGTCAAAGGTGACTTAGTAGATCTCATCTCACATAGTCATGGAACAGTCTTGTTCTGTTAGGGAGGCCACACCTTCGTCAGTACTGGTAAAAAGACCCGTGCCAAGACGCTGACACCAACTGCATTCTAtagttttcctgaaaattttttacaGCAGTGGTAATGAAAGGCGTATTTTTCTCTTGTTGTTGACTATTGTAAATGGTGCCCAAGAAAAAGTTTTTCAGATTGGTTCTTAAAAGAAGTTTACATTAGTTTACATCAGTCTCCCATTAATACACTTGTTGAGTGGTTACTAGACGAGTTATATATGCTACATATTAAGGGGTACAAAGGAATAATGAAAGGATAAAGTTTAGCATTTTTTACTTCAGAAATAACGAAATGTCATGTAGCAAACGTTTATTGGTTGTGCTCCAGATGATGTTCATAGGACTGCAAGCTTCATGATAGTAAATCTACCAGTAGGTCATAGTTGCGCTGGGCGAGTTCCAGTGGGGTGTAACCCCAATTATTTCTGGCCCAGATCTCGGCTCCTGCGTCCACCAGCACAGCTGCCGCCCCGGGGTACCCACGATCTGCCGCAAAGTGGAGCGGTGTATACTCACCCATACCCCTGGCATTGGGATCAGCAGAGGCGGCCACCAGCAGTTGTACCATAGCCGTGTGGCCCCTCGCTGCAGCTGAGTGCAGAGGCATGTTCTGCCTGATGTTCCTGGCGTTCACCTCTGCTCCTGCCTGCACCAGACTCCTCGCAACATCCACGTGCCCCTCCCACGCTGCCCTGTGCAGGGCGGTTCTCTTGTCTCCATCCCTCGCCCCCACGTCCGCACCTGCAGCGAGCAGCGCCCTCACCTCCTCCAGAGCCCCCTCCTGTGCTGCCTGGATTAACCTCCTTCCTTTGTCCTCTCCAGAAAGACTCCTGCACAAAACACTGAAATTAGGACATTTTatagaacacacatacacacacacacaactatgatAGGAGCGAAACTGAGCAGTCCAGAATATAAATCTGACCAGCGACAAAGTACAAGTGTGTAAACCTCCCTTCTGTTATACAGAACTGCCAGTGCACACTGAGATgataagtcatgagatacctcctattaTCATGCCGGATCTCCTTTGGCCTGACATAGTGCAGAACTAAAGATGGCATTAACTCAACAAGTCttcggaagtcccctacagaaatattgagacatggtGGCTATATAGCCTTCCATAAATGTGGATATATAtagtcagtgcaggattttgtggacaaactgatctctcgattatgtctcataaatgttcaatgggattcatgctgggcgatgtgggtggccaaaccattcactcgaattgtccagaaattcTTCAAACAAATCACAAACCATTGTGGCCCAGTTCCATTACATCACTGTtcggcaacatgaagtccatgaatggctgtagtcGAATATAACCGTTTACAGTCAAAGATAGATTACCTTGGACCAGAATACCTGACCtgttccatgttaacacagcccacaccatcaacgAGCCACTCCCATCTTGCAAACTGCCCTGTTGTCAGCTTGGGTCGATGGTTtactggggtctgcgccacactggaaacctaccatcagctcttatcaattaAATGAGCACCCGACTGGTatagtcaagagcccaggagacttGCTACAGGGGATGTTGTGTTGTTATCAAAAgcgccggtcatctgctgccattagcgccaaatttcattGTATTGTTCTAACGGATATggtcgttgtacgtcccacattgatttctgcggttatttcatgcagtcttgcctgtctgttagcactcacaactctacacaaatgttgTTGCTCtcagtctttaagtgaaggccatcatccACTGCAGTGTCTGTGGTGAGATGTAATACCTGAAGAGTACTTTTCTCAGcatactcttcacactgtggatctcggaatactgaattctctaaattACAGCTCCGCGAAAGCACTTTCCTTTTATATCCTGTGTACACGATGCTACCggcacctatatacactcctggaaattgaaataagaacaccgtgaattcattgtcccaggaaggggaaactttattgacacatttctggggtcagatacatcacatgatcacactgacagaaccacaggcacatagacacaggcaacagagcatgcacaatgtcggcactagtacagtgtatatccacctttagcagcaatgcaggctgctattctcccatggagacgatcgtagagatgttggatgtagtcctgtggaatggcttgccatgccatttccacctggtgcctcagttggaccagcgttcgtgctggacgtgcagaccgcgtgagacgacgcttcatccagtcccaaacatgctcaatggcggacagatccggagatcttgctggccagggtagttgacttacaccttctagagcacgttgggtggcacgggatacatgcggacgtgcattgtcctgttggaacagcaagttcccttgccggtctaggaatggtagaacgatgggttcgatgacggtttggatgtaccgtgcactattcagtgtcccctcgatgatcaccagaggtgtacggccagtgtaggagatcgctccccacaccatgatgccgggtgttggccctgtgtacctcggtcgtatgcagtcctcattgtggcgctcacctgcacggcaccaaacacgcatacgaccatcattggtaccaaggcagaagcgactctcatcgctgaagacgacgcgtctccattcgtccctccattcacgcctgtcgcgacaccactggaggcgggctgcacgatgttggggcgtgagcggaagacggcctaacggtgtgcgggaccgtagcccagcttcatggagacggttgcgaatggtcctcgccgataccccaggagcaacagtgtccctaatttgctgggaagtggcggtgcggtctcctacggcactgcgtaggatcctacggtcttggcgtgcatccgtgcgtcgctgcggtccggtcccaggtcgacgggcacgtgcaccttccgccgacatctggcgacaacatcgatgtactgtggagacctcacatcccacgtgttgagcagttcggcggtacgtccacccggcctcccgcatgcccactatacgccctcgctcaaagtccgtcaactgcacatacggttcacgtccacgctgtcgcggcatgctaccagtgttaaagactgcgatggagctccgtatgccacggcaaactggctgacactgacggcggcggtgcacaaatgctgcgcagctagcgccattcgacggccaacaccgcggttcctggtgtgtccgctgtgccgtgcgtgtgatcattgcttgtacagccttctcgcagtgtccggagcaagtatggtgggtctgacacaccggtgtcaatgtgttcttttttccatttccaggagtgtatttgcatatcGTTATCCTATGAGACTTTGTCACCTTAGAGTGTAGGTTACTGATGTACTAGCTATTGTCTTACATCACTGCCCTGAACCATTTCAATTAAATATTCCTACATAGCATCTCATATCACTGACTTCTCTCATTTTGTTACAATTCATTGTAAGGAAGGAGTTTCTTTGACCTCTGGATACTGTTGTGAACACGTCCTTCGCCTTCACTGAAACATACACTAAATACAGCTAACACATGCCCTCTGTGCACAGATGTCCCAATGACATCAGTAATGCAAACACGTGAAACTCatcaaatttccaaatatttatagTCAATTTTCTTACATGGCAACTAAATATTTCTGTCCAGGTATTCGTAAATTCGGTAATACGCCATCACCAAATAGAGAGAATTAGagctttatacaatttcagttggtTGAAATACTTCAAATATTATAATGACACTAAGTTGACTCTTCAGCGCCcccccacgcacgcacgcacacatgcacacactctgCAAGGTAGTCATCTCATTTGGTTTTTTTATGTTATTGATGTGCATATCAGGAATATAGCaaattacgttactgttaaacaatcgttGGTCTTGTCATGGCACAGTATTTGCCTCTGCACAGTTTGATACCTTCTtacttgaagtgtggtaggtgacagGGATATGTAGTAGTGCCTTGTGGACTTGCAATTGTATCTTATGAAGAAAGGACAGAAAGGATGTATGGTAATACACATTGAAAGGTGAAAGCAATAGGTATTTTGAACAACGTTATTATTTTGGAAGAAAAGAAGTAGCACTGTGAAGGTagaaatgattattgtcagctaactAACgttctcagagctgagagaaagatcaCCCCCACTTCCCTGACTCACAGGTATCCATATTAATTCAGTCACAAATCCATATGACTATTGATGCTGCTTATTCTCTCAAGGATCAATTCCTGTAGTCTGTCCCCCACTTAGCAAAGTGATCTTCTATACacagtgttcggaaattcctgttacgaaGGGAGTGATTAGACAACATTTTGAACTGGAACCCATGTGTGGAAATGTATTGTTTCTGTTGTCTACAGACATTTGGAAACATGTCGGTAACACAACCACCTGTACAAttaattccactcattaatagacTGTGAAACTGACCATAACCATTGACGCATCTTCTTCAACATGATGCAGTAtggcctcttccaattcgggtgtgcggcgtctccttggagcactacAATCATGTCTGTTGTTGCGTAATTCTGGAGAAAAGGGTATGTAATGGGGTCGAAAATGGTGGAGAACGACCATCTCCACCATTACCGTGGGTTTCACTGTTCAAAAGGATGGTCTCAGAGTATTCTGCAAACACATACTCAGCCACATTGTTCTAACGGTCAGAGGCTCATGAATGAGCCTCCAACtaggtcaaatgacatcagccgacctGATGTAACCACTTTCCCAACTGTGACTAGCATCTGCAAACCTACCTAGGAAACAAGTTTTCTAACAGCTGCAGGACAgaaacagtatgcttccagataaaGGGTTCTATTCCAATTATTGTACCCACTCCCCTGTACAAGTTCTACAATCAGATCTAGTTGACTGTGAACTGAACATAATATACCCACTATGAATCCAGAGAAGGATGAGCATCTTTAAGCTGACCTATTCATACTTCAAATTTCATCACATCACAACCCGAAAACTGTTAAGAAGGAAACATTTCTTGACCAATCTCACTCTGTTTTATTCAAAAATTCAAAAAAGAGAATTTTTTACGATAGCACTTGTTTAACTCGCCAGTAAATGTCACCATGAGTGTGGAAATTGTCCACAAATGGTGCGCAACTTACCTCATGTGAGAGATGGTGACGTCATCATGTGGAGCAGGGTGGCGGGCAGTTGTGGGCGACACAGCAGCGACAGGAGTCCCACTGTGGTCTGTGTGTGGCGCTGTGGTGGGGGTGGGCCTGTTCTCCACAGTGGCTGGCAAACTGCAGACACAGACACCGCACGG
This Schistocerca gregaria isolate iqSchGreg1 chromosome 11, iqSchGreg1.2, whole genome shotgun sequence DNA region includes the following protein-coding sequences:
- the LOC126295127 gene encoding ankyrin-3-like; amino-acid sequence: MEATYKVETATATPLGDLLEAGDSTMVTLDAGATRLVAHRAVVAARSSVFSAMLHDDTPEASSGHISIPDMEGPVLTQLVAYMYTLQIPQLPTMVSQLLAVADRYGVSKLKTGCEQQLAAQLSVENAAATAVLAVRWSCPSLTAATLAFIKAHNFHVMATQGWADAMRTAPEDLIEVSRLLAESPAETSLPATVENRPTPTTAPHTDHSGTPVAAVSPTTARHPAPHDDVTISHMRSLSGEDKGRRLIQAAQEGALEEVRALLAAGADVGARDGDKRTALHRAAWEGHVDVARSLVQAGAEVNARNIRQNMPLHSAAARGHTAMVQLLVAASADPNARGMGEYTPLHFAADRGYPGAAAVLVDAGAEIWARNNWGYTPLELAQRNYDLLVDLLS